In one Rutidosis leptorrhynchoides isolate AG116_Rl617_1_P2 chromosome 8, CSIRO_AGI_Rlap_v1, whole genome shotgun sequence genomic region, the following are encoded:
- the LOC139863703 gene encoding uncharacterized protein — protein MRCKVFGSGHGLFYKVGISQTAENNFGQTNLFVWENIVCWFRISNEIVSDNGTQLEGNPFSDWCQELNIKQTFTSVAHPQENGQCEAHCTTPKGATNETPFSLVYGSEAVIPAEINVPTMRIASFDESSNSEELRENLNLVEERREMAAIKEVINKQRITSYYNKRIQPLSFQLDNLVWRKNEASRAEDTGKLGPK, from the exons ATGAGGTGTAAAGTTTTTGGTAGTGGCCATGGATTATTTTACAAAGTGGGTATAAGCCAAACCGCTGAAAACAATTTCGGGCAAACAAATCTGTTTGTATGGGAAAATATCGTCTGTTGGTTTAGAATATCAAATGAAATAGTAAGTGACAATGGTACACAGCTTGAGGGTAATCCATTCAGCGATTGGTGCCAAGAGCTAAACATAAAGCAAACATTCACATCAGTTGCACACCCCCAGGAGAACGGTCAGTGTGAG GCGCACTGCACAACTCCAAAAGGCGCGACCaatgaaacaccttttagtttAGTGTACGGGTCTGAGGCTGTAATACCCGCTGAAATAAATGTGCCAACTATGCGCATAGCTTCCTTTGATGAAAGTAGCAATAGCGAAGAACTGCGTGAAAATCTAAACTTAGTTGAAGAGCGCAGGGAAATGGCGGCCATAAAAGAAGTAATCAACAAACAAAGAATCACAAGCTACTATAATAAGCGCAtacaaccattatctttccaattGGATAACTTGGTATGGCGAAagaatgaagcaagcagagcagaagACACGGGTAAACTCGGACCCAAATGA
- the LOC139863702 gene encoding uncharacterized protein, with the protein MAADDEDTTAFHTSQGIYCYTKMPFGLKNAGETYQRVIDKAFKGQIRRNLEAYVDDLVIKSTTEQERSLPFFGTLKNCLKKTDFKWTEEAEVAFQEMKKLFKEFPTMNAPITEETLIPYLAASKETISSVLIANRGHKLKKIFPSASNNGPNRLANKAAGDIEVSHESKEIPPPPEQLWEMHTDGACGPEGAGAGIVLKSPEGEEYIFALRFSFPVTNNEAEYEALLSGIRVAKYLEITQVSRTLNKKVDALSKLAALIFSHFKKEIWVEEVKVKSIDTDGVSAAVEEEEQSWMTLIVEFLNKGALPMDSTEARKIKMKAPMYLLDKGILYRKSFLGPHLRSLNPTQAESIIHEVYEEMCVLHLGHKTVASKIMRLGYYWPSMYRDAAKVIRKCQSCQLHAPVRKAPRHPMIPVTSPCPFCKWAIDIVGPFTAGP; encoded by the exons ATGGCAGCAGATGATGAGGATACAACTGCTTTTCACACAAGCCAGGGAATATACTGCTATACCAAGATGCCATTTGGTCTAAAGAATGCGGGAGAAACATACCAGCGCGTAATAGACAAGGCTTTCAAAGGTCAAATTCGCAGAAATTTGGAAGCGTATGTTGATGATTTGGTGATAAAAAGCACAACAGAACAAG AGCGATCGCTCCCCTTTTTCGGGACATTAAAAAACTGCTTAAAGAAAACAGATTTCAAATGGACAGAGGAGGCAGAAGTGGCATTTCAGGAAATGAAAAAGTTGTTCAAAGAGTTTCCAACAATGAATGCGCCGATTACGGAAGAAACATTGATACCATACTTAGCAGCATCAAAAGAAACAATAAGTTCAGTATTGATAGCAAACAGGGGACAT AAGCTTAAAAAGATATTTCCAAGTGCATCCAATAATGGTCCTAACAGACTAGCCAATAAAGCAG CTGGAGATATCGAAGTCTCgcatgaatcaaaagaaataccacctccgCCCGAGCAGCTGTGGGAAATGCACACAGATGGGGCTTGTGGTCCAGAAGGCGCAGGGGCAGGAATAGTCCTAAAAAGTCCAGAAGGAGAAGAATATATCTTCGCGCTGCGCTTTAGCTTCCCTGTAACAAACAATGAAGCTGAGTATGAAGCATTGTTATCCGGAATACGGGTAGCAAAATATTTGGAG ATAACTCAGGTTTCAAGAACATTAAATAAAAAAGTGGATGCTCTCAGCAAGCTAGCCGCCTTAATATTCAgccattttaagaaagaaatttgggtCGAGGAAGTGAAAGTTAAATCCATTGACACAGACGGTGTATCTGCCGCAGTTGAGGAAGAGGAGCAGAGTTGGATGACACTGATAGTGGAGTTTCTGAATAAAGGTGCATTGCCAATGGATTCAACAGAAGCAAGAAAGATTAAAATGAAAGCACCGATGTATTTGTTAGACAAAGGAATTCTATACAGAAAGTCTTTCTTGGGACCCCATTTGCGGTCTCTTAATCCAACTCAAGCAGAGTCAATCATACATGAAGTTTACGAGGAAATGTGCGTTTTGCACTTAGGGCACAAAACAGTGGCGTCCAAAATAATGCGGCTCGGATACTATTGGCCGTCAATGTACAGAGATGCCGCAAAGGTAATACGCAAATGTCAGTCATGTCAGCTGCACGCACCAGTAAGAAAAGCTCCGCGACATCCAATGATACCGGTCACGTCTCCATGTCCATTCTGTAAATGGGCAATTGATATAGTGGGGCCATTCACCGCAGGACCATGA